A window of Etheostoma spectabile isolate EspeVRDwgs_2016 chromosome 18, UIUC_Espe_1.0, whole genome shotgun sequence contains these coding sequences:
- the hebp2 gene encoding heme-binding protein 2, with amino-acid sequence MLKTVGQALFSTGLQNPKYTAEEKKGHDYEIRTYHPTNWVSVSLSGMQWDAAISAGFRKLFNYIQGNNNKKVKVEMTTPVTCRVDPGAGPACESRFTVSFFIPEEHQDSPPEPSDPEVFVEHRKEFTAYVRTFGGFSNDKMNREELLKLMESLQRDGVQYIDKPFYSAGYDSPFKLINRRNEVWVLKKEQE; translated from the exons ATGCTGAAAACTGTGGGGCAAGCTCTGTTCTCAACAGGACTGCAGAATCCTAAATACACAGCAGAGGAGAAAAAG GGACACGACTATGAGATCCGCACCTACCATCCCACTAACTGGGTCAGCGTCTCTCTGAGTGGAATGCAGTGGGATGCAGCCATAAGCGCCGGCTTCCGCAAACTCTTCAACTACATCCAAGGCAACAATAACAAGA AGGTGAAAGTGGAGATGACGACTCCTGTGACGTGCCGCGTGGACCCTGGAGCCGGCCCCGCGTGTGAGTCTCGGTTCACCGTGTCCTTCTTCATCCCAGAGGAGCATCAGGACAGTCCCCCGGAGCCCAGCGACCCCGAGGTGTTCGTGGAGCACAGGAAAGAGTTTACTGCTTATGTCAG GACATTCGGTGGTTTTTCCAATGACAAAATGAACCGAGAAGAACTTCTGAAACTTATGGAGAGCCTGCAGAGGGACGGCGTCCAATACATTGACAAGCCGTTCTACTCAGCCGGGTACGACAGTCCCTTCAAACTCATCAACCGTAGGAACGAGGTCTGGGTCCTCAAGAAGGAGCAGGAGTAG
- the cmtr1 gene encoding cap-specific mRNA (nucleoside-2'-O-)-methyltransferase 1: MKRRAESAPAPGQGPKKSRDDSSSDEESQLSRQDSSQNDSLSDQEDHRPGFSMPSISSFDDQDTDPSNVSANFSMYNSVSQKLMAKMGFREGEGLGKFGQGRKEIVEASTQRGRRGLGLTLQGFQGELNVDWRDEPEPSAIEKVDWFPECTTENPDADELRDWMKLGVRKLKIEDETEFCTEDLLHTLLRCKSIFDNLEGEEMRRARTRSNPYETIRGGIFLNRAAMKMSNIDHCFDQMFTNPKDSQGKPLTKDREGELLYFGDVCAGPGGFSEYILWKRRWHAKGFGMTLKGPCDFKLEDFYSAPSELFEPYYGEGGVDGDGDITRPENITAFRNFVLESTERRGLHFLMADGGFSVEGQENIQEILSKQLLLCQFLTAISTLRTGGHFVCKTFDLFTPFSVGLVYLLYHCFDRICLFKPVTSRPANSERYIVCRGLKPGSDAVREYMFRINLKLNQLRNTDTDVTEVVPLSIIKEDTDFYQFMVNSNESLCVVQIKALAKIHAYVVDQTLSEPKQADIRKECLKLWGVPDKARVTPASSDPKSKFYELIKNSDVEPFQCKITPLNSTTLEKLRHILDHRCIVGGGEQIFLLAMGKSQIYTWDGKMPVRWRKLENFKLELPRDTLLSVEIVQELKGEGKAQRRINAVHVMDALILNGTDVRDQHFNQRIQMAEKFVKAVAKPSRPDMNPIRVKEVYRLEEMEKIFVRLEMKVTKSSGGVPRLSYTGRDDRHFLPTGLYIIKTVNEPWTMAYSKNSKMKFFYNKTTKDSTYAMPPNAAAPFHVCHSERLFWAWVDGVIVHDSQTRMDPGKLSKDEVLSFVRQYYQP; the protein is encoded by the exons ATGAAGAGAAGAGCTGAATCAGCGCCAGCACCAGGGCAGGGGCCAAAGAAGTCTCGTGATGACAGCAGCTCAGATGAAGAATCACAATTATCCAGACAGG ACTCGAGCCAAAATGATTCCCTCAGTGACCAGGAGGATCACCGACCGGGATTCTCCATGCCCTCCATATCATCCTTTGATGACCAAGACACTGACCCCTCAAATGTCTCTGCCAACTTCTCCATGTACAACAGTGTGTCCCAGAAACTCATG GCCAAGATGGGTTTCCGTGAGGGTGAGGGTCTGGGGAAGTTTGGCCAGGGACGCAAAGAGATTGTGGAGGCCTCTACTCAGCGAGGCAGAAGGGGTCTGGGTCTCACCCTGCAGGGCTTTCAGGGGGAGCTCAATGTTGACTGGCGAGATGAACCAGAG CCCAGTGCCATAGAGAAGGTAGACTGGTTTCCAGAATGCACCACAGAGAACCCAGATGCAGATGAGCTAAGGGACTGGATGAAACTGGGAGTg AGAAAACTAAAGATTGAGGACGAGACAGAGTTTTGCACTGAAGATCTCCTGCACACTCTTTTAAGGTGCAAG TCAATATTTGATAACCTGGAAGGCGAGGAGATGAGGAGAGCACGGACACGCTCCAACCCTTACGAAACAATTAGAGGAGGCATCTTCCTCAACAG AGCAGCTATGAAAATGTCCAATATCGACCACTGCTTCGACCAAATGTTCACCAACCCAAAGGATTCACAAGGG AAACCTCTGACAAAGGACCGCGAAGGCGAGCTTCTGTACTTCGGTGACGTCTGTGCTGGGCCTGGAGGCTTTTCAGAGTATATTCTGTGGAAGAGGCGTTGGCATGCCAAGGGGTTTGGCATGACGCTAAAAGGACCCTGTGACTTCAAACTGGAAGATTTCTATTCAGCGCCGAGTGAGCTGTTTGAGCCTTACTATG GTGAGGGAGGGGTGGACGGGGACGGAGACATCACTCGGCCAGAAAACATTACTGCCTTCCGAAACTTTGTCCTGGAGAGTACAGAGAGAAGAGGGCTACACTTCCTCATGGCAGATGGG GGTTTTTCTGTGGAAGGCCAGGAAAACATCCAGGAGATCCTGAGCAAACAGCTGCTGCTCTGTCAGTTCCTCACTGCCATCTCTACACTCAGGACAG GTGGTCACTTTGTCTGTAAGACTTTTGACCTCTTCACTCCCTTCAGTGTGGGTTTGGTCTACCTGCTCTATCACTGCTTCGACAGGATCTGTCTCTTCAAACCTGTCACCAGCAGGCCTGCCAACTCTGAGAg GTACATAGTGTGTCGTGGTCTGAAGCCCGGTTCAGACGCCGTCAGGGAATACATGTTCAGAATCAACCTGAAACTGAACCAgctgagaaacacagacaccGATGTTACAGAAGTGGTTCCCCTGAGCATCATTAAGGAAGACACAGACTTCTACCAGTTTATGGTCAACTCCAATGAGAG CCTCTGTGTAGTCCAGATCAAGGCCTTGGCTAAGATCCACGCCTATGTTGTAGACCA GACCCTATCAGAGCCGAAGCAAGCAGACATTAGGAAGGAGTGTCTGAAACTGTGGGGG GTTCCAGACAAGGCCAGAGTCACTCCTGCTTCCTCAGACCCAAAGTCCAAATTCTACGAACTGATTAAG AACTCAGATGTGGAGCCGTTTCAGTGTAAGATCACTCCTCTTAACTCAACTACACTTGAGAAGTTGCGTCATATTCTGGACCATAGGTGCATTGTTGGAGGTGGAGAGCAGATCTTCCTTCTAGCGATGGGG AAGTCTCAGATATATACCTGGGATGGGAAGATGCCTGTGCGCTGGAGGAAACTGGAGAATTTCAAGCTAGAGCTGCCAAGAGATACACTTCTAAGTGTGGAGATCGTCCAAGAGCTGAAGGGCGAG GGTAAAGCTCAGCGCAGAATCAACGCTGTTCACGTAATGGATGCACTAATACTAAACGGCACTGATGTAAGAGATCAACACTTCAACCAACG GATCCAGATGGCTGAGAAGTTTGTGAAGGCAGTGGCCAAACCCAGTCGCCCAGACATGAACCCTATCAG AGTGAAAGAGGTTTACAGGCTGGAGGAAATGGAGAAAATCTTTGTCAG ACTAGAGATGAAGGTGACGAAGAGTTCAGGAGGAGTCCCACGTCTGTCCTACACCGGCAGAGATGACCGACATTTCCTTCCCACCGGCCTTTACATCATTAAGACTGTCAATG AACCATGGACAATGGCATACAGCAAAAACTCTAAGATGAAGTTCTTCTATAATAAGACTACCAAGGACTCCACCTATGCAATGCCACCCAACGCTGCCGCCCCCTTCCA TGTTTGCCACTCTGAGCGGCTGTTCTGGGCCTGGGTGGACGGGGTGATCGTTCATGATTCGCAGACACGGATGGACCCTGGGAAACTGTCCAAAGATGAAGTTTTGTCCTTCGTCCGCCAGTATTACCAGCCCTGA